A stretch of the Aegilops tauschii subsp. strangulata cultivar AL8/78 chromosome 4, Aet v6.0, whole genome shotgun sequence genome encodes the following:
- the LOC109783666 gene encoding LOB domain-containing protein 29 codes for MAGAGVTTTGSPCGACKFLRRRCAAECVFAPYFCAEDGASQFAAIHKVFGASNAAKLLQQVAPGDRSEAAATVTYEAQARLRDPVYGCVAHIFALQQQVVALQAQVAHARTQAQLGAATAMHPLLQQQLQQQAWQVAAAADQHDHQSMTSTQSSSGCYSGAHQRSDGSSLHGAEMYCGYGEQEEGSY; via the coding sequence ATGGCCGGCGCGGGCGTGACGACGACGGGGTCGCCGTGCGGGGCGTGCAAGTTCCTGCGGCGCCGGTGCGCGGCGGAGTGCGTGTTCGCGCCCTACTTCTGCGCCGAGGACGGCGCGTCGCAGTTCGCGGCCATCCACAAGGTGTTCGGGGCCAGCAACGCGGCCAAGCTGCTGCAGCAGGTGGCCCCCGGCGACCGGAGCGAGGCGGCCGCCACAGTGACCTACGAGGCGCAGGCCCGGCTGCGCGACCCCGTCTACGGCTGCGTCGCCCACATCTTCGCGCTGCAGCAGCAGGTTGTGGCGCTGCAGGCGCAGGTGGCGCACGCCAGGACGCAGGCGCAGctgggggcggcgacggcgatgcACCCGCTGCTCcagcagcagctgcagcagcAGGCGTGGCAGGTGGCCGCCGCCGCGGATCAGCACGACCACCAGTCCATGACGTCCACGCAGAGCAGCTCCGGCTGCTACAGCGGCGCCCACCAGCGCTCCGACGGCTCGTCGCTGCACGGCGCCGAGATGTACTGCGGCTACGGCGAGCAGGAGGAAGGCAGCTACTAA
- the LOC109783668 gene encoding LOB domain-containing protein CRL1, with translation MALGRPLHSNHPQQQQRSPRHRRETTQSVRSPSDPAIITGRLMSMTGLGSPCGACKFLRRKCARGCVFAPYFCHEQGAAHFAAIHKVFGASNVSKLLAHLPISDRAEAAVTVSYEAQARLRDPVYGCVAHIFALQQQVMTLQAQLASLKAHAPPAPQGMQHQDDVKGYVGGGAADQYAHGGYQWHNGNGVGAAAAQQQCAYGGNGGATAGHDSISALLAGSAASDYMMYHALEQSASDDDGHAAVAAFEVAEQSSFGTEESGWRSSSGYQDCEDLQSVAYAYLNRS, from the coding sequence ATGGCGCTCGGCCGGCCATTGCACTCCAACCAtcctcagcagcagcagcgatCACCGCGACACCGGAGAGAGACAACACAATCAGTCCGATCACCGAGCGATCCAGCGATCATCACCGGTCGGTTGATGAGCATGACGGGACTTGGGTCGCCGTGCGGAGCGTGCAAGTTCTTGCGGCGCAAGTGCGCGCGCGGGTGCGTCTTCGCGCCCTACTTCTGCCACGAGCAGGGCGCGGCGCACTTCGCCGCCATCCACAAGGTATTCGGCGCCAGCAACGTCTCCAAGCTCCTGGCGCACCTGCCCATCTCCGACCGCGCCGAGGCCGCCGTCACCGTCTCCTACGAGGCGCAGGCCCGCCTGCGCGACCCCGTCTACGGCTGCGTCGCACACATCTTCGCGCTCCAGCAGCAGGTCATGACCCTGCAGGCGCAGCTCGCCTCGCTCAAGGCGCACGCCCCGCCGGCGCCGCAAGGGATGCAGCACCAGGACGACGTCAAGGGCTACGtgggaggcggcgcggcggatcAGTACGCGCACGGCGGCTACCAATGGCACAACGGCAACGGCGTGGGCGCGGCGGCCGCGCAGCAGCAGTGCGCGTACGGCGGCAACGGTGGCGCCACGGCCGGGCACGACTCCATCAGCGCGCTGCTGGCCGGTTCGGCGGCGTCGGACTACATGATGTACCACGCGCTGGAGCAGTCGGCGTCGGACGACGACGGGCATGCCGCGGTGGCGGCCTTCGAGGTGGCGGAGCAGTCGTCGTTCGGGACGGAGGAGAGCGGGTGGAGGTCGTCGTCGGGGTACCAAGACTGCGAGGACCTGCAGAGCGTGGCGTATGCGTACCTAAATCGCTCGTAA